Genomic window (Paenibacillus sp. 37):
AATGCTGTGAGGCCGTGAATTGCATCAGCGGATTGTATTGTAATTCACGATGAATCTGTTTAAGCAGCTTTCCCTCGGCAAAGAGAGTCGGCTCAAGCGTGATCAGTACGCACTGATACGTTCCCTGGAACAGATGTACACCTTTGTTTTCACTCAAGGTGGTCAATTCCTGAATAGTCATTTTGTTATCCAAATACTGTGAAAGCAGCGTACGCATCTCATCTTGAACGGTCGGATTAATATGCTCGCGATAAGTCATATCCATATAAAATGCCAATACATCGGCAGCCTGTTGGAACAGCTCCTCCTCTGCCCGAAGCGATAAGGCTGAATCGGTAAACACCAGCAACGATCCGTATTCTTCATCATTTTGCTTGATCGGTACGCGATGACAACTACCCTGATTCCATTTCACTCGGTGCATGACCGATTTCCATGGCCAGCCCTGGGTTACAGCATCTCCTGCAATGCCTTCACTACCATAAAGCACATGCCCACGAGAACCAATGACGGCAAGCGGATAGTTCAGCACCGTGGCAAGTTCGGCAAACACATTCCGATGTGGCTGTTGTTGCAGTGCAAACTGCATTAATTTTTTCTGTTTCTGCACAACCTCATGCAGCAATCGGTTGCTACGTTCATGTTCAGCCTTGAACAAGGCATTCATCTGGTCCGAGAAAGTGAATTGAAAGGGGAGCTCAAGCAATGGTAACCGAAGCCGATCAGCTTCCTCGACAATACCTTGGGGAATGGACTGCCAGAAACGTCCCAGTTTGATGCCGAGTCCTGCACAGCCGCGTTCATTCAAACGTCGCATCAAACGTAGTGCATCCGTCTCACTGTCTTTCATAATAAAAGCGGTAGTGAACAACATTTCTCCGGATTTGATCCAATCCGCGATATCAGGAGCGTCCATGACATTAACGGATTTCATCATCCGTGAAGTCCCTTCTCCACCCGCAACCAGTTTGGCCTCGGACAACGGGTATACCTGTAAAGCCTCTTTAACCGTAAGTTGCATGGACACTACCTCCCATATATCTAACACAATATAATCTCATTCTGATTAACGAAACTAATTTTTGTATAATTTTTCTAGTTAAATCCATATTCATGTGTTTAATTTTTTATTTGTTGTTAAGTATTATAACATCAAATTTCTAAATAAAGCTCACACGACAAAAAAATAAAACCTATGACCTAATTACAGCGCACTTTCCTGTAATCGGCATAGGTTTTATTAAAATTATTATGATCCACATAAGTTGAAGTAATCCATTTACACGATAACGGAGAGGGCAGAAAAAACCTGAAAAAGCGAAGCGCTCGCCTTTATCCCCGGATTTTCCCCTTTAAAAAAGGGAATCGAAAAAATCTGGGGATAACAGCGATTGGAGGGTTGTTCTGTCATCGTAGTGTCAGTGTAAATAACTTTTAGTTCAACTACGATCAGATTTCCATGGTTTCGTGATTCATCCATAATTTCATACGGGATAATACATCTTTGATATTCAGTGGTTTGCTGAGATAGTCCGAAGCACCTGCTGCAATACATTTCTCCCGATCCTCTTTCATGGCCTTGGCTGTCAGCGCAATAATCGGAAGCTGAGTCAGACCAAGTCGTTCACGGATCTGGCGAGTTGTCTCATAACCATCCAGTTCCGGCATCATAATATCCATCATGATGATATCAGGCTTGACGCCTCCACGCTCCAACAATTCCAGACACTCGTACCCGTTCTGGGCTGAAATGACATTCATACCGTATTGCTCAAGAGCGTTAGCCAGCGCATATACATTTCGTATATCATCATCAACGACAAGTACTTGGCGTCCGCTGAGCAACGCTTCTTCCAGAGGTGTCAATAAAACATCCGATTGTTCGGAAGTTATTGAAGGAAGCTTATTGACCTGAGGTGTAGTGGTAGCCACCTCATTCAGGAACAACCGCGATGCATTCATAGTCTCAGGTTCATCTCTTCGCAGTGGCAGGAACAGCGTGAACACACTGCCATGTCCTTCACGACTTGTTGCCGAGATTGAACCACCCAGCAAAGTCGCAAGCGATTGAGAGATCGACAGCCCAAGTCCCGTTCCGCCATATTTACGTGCCGTAGCCCCATCCGCCTGTTTGAATGCATCAAAGATCTGCAGAAGTTTGTTTTCCGCAATGCCAATCCCTGTATCACTGACGGAGAAAGCAATCACGTCGGTCTCTTGGTCTTTCAATTCAGGATGAGCCAGACTCATTTTGGAGATGGTTAAGGCAACTTCACCCTCACTCGTGAACTTGAATGCGTTCGAAAGCAGATTTCGGAGAATCTGGTGCAATCTCATCTCATCCGTCACGATGGTTTCCGGTAAAGGACTTTGGAGCTGAATCCGGAAATCTATTTTTTTCTGTTCCGCTGTTTTCAGGAAATACTGGTTCATGACTTCAGGTAGACTACCCAGATAGACATCATCAAAATCCACTTCCATCTGTCCGGCTTCCACCTTGGATAAATCCAGAATATCATTGATCAGATTCAGCAAGTCCTTACCAGACTTGTGTATGACCGAAGCATAGTTCTGCTCTTCACTATTCAAGTGTTGGTTTTTATTTTCAGACAATATTTCCGACAAAATCAACATGCTGTTAAGCGGTGTCCGCAATTCATGGGACATGTTCGCCAAGAATTCGGATTTGTACCCCGAGCTTGTTCGTAACTGATCTGCCACAACTGCAAGTTCATCGGCTGATGTCTCAGCAGCGCTCTTCTGTATTTCCAAGCGTTCATTAAGCATATGAAGTTCTTCGGTCTGCATTTGTAGTTCCTCAGTTTGAGACAGCATTTCTTCGGTCTGAGACTGAAGTTTCTCCGATTGTGCCTGTAATTCTTCATTCAGAACTTGTGACTCATCATATAACTGCTGTAATTTCATGCGAGTGACAGTCGAGTGTAAAGAAACACCAAAAATGTCCGTCAGTTCTTGCATCAGCCTCATATCATTCTCTTGCAATGGCTTCATTGAAGCAAGCTCAATGACCGCAATCGTTCTGCCTTCGAAGAGGACCGGTACTACGGTAAGTGATGTGGCAGATGTATATCCGAGACCCGAAGAGATTCGAATATAGTTCTGTGGCAAATCATTCATACGTAAAACTCGCTTCTCCACAGCACTTTGACCTACCAGCCCCTCACCCGGGGCAAGCGACACTTTACCGAGCGAACGTTCTTTCTCTCCATCCGCAGCATATGCAGCCACGCGCAGCAGTCGATTGTCTTTCCAGTAATATAAGACGCTATAGGGAACTTCAAACAACATGGCAAGCTCGCTCAGGAACAAGCGTGACAATCCCTCCAGATTGGTCGGGTTCTGTAAGAGTGTCGCAATGCCTGTGATCTGGTCCTTGACCCGATTCTGTTCCTGTACTTCATCCAGTAATTTGTTGGTTTCGTGACCCAGGTCCCCCACTTCATCATGTGTCCGCACCTGAATTCGCTGCTTCAGGTTTCCACCTTTGGAGATATCACTGATGGTTTGCATAACATCTCGCAACGTTTTGACGATATTTCCTGATATCACAATCGCAGCTGCAATGGATAACGCTGCAATAATCCCCCACAGCGTATACATAATCGTCAACAGCGTGGAGCTGCGTCTGGCAAGTTCACTAACCCTCGCCTCGGTCAGCGCGATCTCTGTGTTACGGAAGGTTGTAAGTTGAGAGCGCAGTAGATCAATTTCTGTTTTACCCGGATCAGATTGAAAGAATGCAACAACTTTGGCTTGGTCCCCTTGCTTTTTCAACTCCACCAACGGCTCCCCAGCAATCTCGATCCAGCGCGTAATATGAGCTTTGATGCTTTGCAGACTCTGCTGCTGCGAAGGATTGTCACTAATGAGAGCATTCAACTGATCATAGTTGGAACTCCACTGGGATAGGCCTTGGGAATAAGGCTCCAAGTAACTTTCATTGCCTGTAATCATGAATCCACGCTGTCCTGTCTCCATGTTCAAGACATTTTTTTCAATCGCGTTGGTCAGATTATGTACTTCCAGATCATGATGAGAGATAAAATCATTTTCCTTCTGTAACACATTAATTTGGGCCGTAAGCACTAGCAGAACAACTCCAAATAAAAGCACAACCACAAGATAGCCCAATAGAATTTTGGAGCGTATCGTAAATCTTCTCGTTTTAGACAACGCGGAAACCTCCAAATATATACGAATCCCATTCAATTATATTAAAACTGGTGCATATGTAGTTTATATGGATACGTATAGTCTGACAAGCTTTAAGTTCATCGGTAAGCATAAGAAAAACGACCTGCTTGTGCAGGTCGTCCTCTTCAGTGATCTATATTGCTCATTTGGGCTGATTTTAGGCCTTTGGAGCGATCATTTTGGCCGGATCGACATATTGATCAAATTGCTCTTCGGTAAGCAGGCCCGTTTGTAACGTCGCCTGTTTCAAAGACAAGCCTTCTTTATGCGCAAGCTTCGCAATTTTGGCTGCATTCTCATAACCAATATGCGGGTTGAGCGCTGTAACCAGCATCAGCGAATTGTTCAGATTATGTTTAATCTGATCCAGGTTAGGCTCAATGCCTACGGCACACTTGTCATTAAACGCAATAATGGAGTCCGCCAGCAGTTGTACGGATTGCAAGAAGTTATAGATGATAACCGGTTTGAATACATTCAGTTCAAAATTACCCTGACTTGCCGCGAAACCAATCGCTGCATCATTACCCATGACCTGCGTAACCACCATAGTAATGGCCTCGCTCTGAGTTGGGTTGACTTTACCCGGCATAATGGAGCTGCCTGGCTCATTCTCAGGAATACGGATCTCGCCCAGTCCACTACGAGGACCACTGGCCAACCAGCGGACATCATTGGCAATTTTCATCAAATCAGCTGCAAGCGCTTTAACGGCACCGTGCGCATACACAACTTCATCATGACTTGTAAGTGCGTGGAATTTGTTTGGTGCAGATACAAAATCTTTCCCCGTATGTTTGCCAATCTCCTTGGCAGTGAAATCCCCAAAATCCGGATGAGCATTAATGCCCGTTCCGACAGCTGTACCGCCAATTGCAAGCTCCTTCAGATACTGTACACTTTCACGGATCATACGCTCACTCTTGCCCAGCATGGCTTCCCAACCACTGATCTCCTGGCCAAGCGTAATTGGTGTTGCATCCTGGAGGTGAGTACGTCCAATCTTGATAATATCCTTGAATGCCTCCGACTTGTCTGCAAAAGTGGCTTTTAATACCGCAATGGCAGGCAAGAGTTGATCCTCAACAGCCAGAACACCTGCGACATGCAGAGCCGTTGGGAATGTATCGTTGGAGCTCTGGGACATGTTCACGTCATCATTTGGATGCAGACGCTCTTCCTTACCCTTTTGCTCCAGCAGTTGGTTCCCCAGATTGGCAATCACTTCGTTCACGTTCATATTGGATTGTGTTCCACTTCCCGTCTGCCATACTACCAGTGGGAAATGGTCATCAATTCGGCCTGCAATAATCTCGTCTGCTGCATAAGCAATAGCATCGGACTTAGCCGCAGATAATTTACCTAATTTATGGTTACTTGCCGCAGCACTTTTTTTCAAAATGGCAAGGGCACGGATAACTTCCATCGGCATATGTTCACTGCCAATCGGGAAATTCTCCTTGCTGCGCTGCGTCTGAGCTCCCCACAGCCTGTCGGCTGGTACTTTCATTTCGCCTAACGTATCTCTCTCAATGCGGTATTCCACTTGCTTGTCCTCCTCCAAAAAGATGGTTTGGGTCTCTACAAAGCTTGTGTATCTCGTCATATTATACATGATTTACGAGCAGGTTTTCACCTTTTCGACAAAATTGTAAGCGCAGCGCAAAATGAGCGTGAATTATTTTTGTGACGCAATTGGATACAATCGGCTGCTCTGTTCGAATAGTTCACCTGGTTCCAAACCGATCAATCCGATTTCTTCTGCAGGTATGCCTTCAACATTAGGAGCGTTAACCAGGTTCATCTGTGGTTCAGGACAGAAGAATTCGCCACCCATGTTATTGTTCCAGATCATCCAGTGCTTGTAGGAGGTACCCACATCGTATACCAGTTTGTCTCCAGTACGGTGATCCGTAAGTTCCATATAGTTACGTCCATTCTGCGGCTCCGCAGTGTAATGATTATCCATGGCAGCAAAGAACGGACTAACCCCGTCTTTTTTCAATTGTTCTTCCTCAGGTGTAAGCGGTTGAAATTGTCCTGTTGGCAGAGAACGCTCATTCAATTCACGACGTTGTCCAATCGTAACTTTGGCCGTGTAATCCGAGGCCTGACTGTCCGGTGCAAAAGGTACAGCAATCGCCGTGTGGAATGCAAACAAATTCGGCATATATTCAGTCCCGTTGTTGCGGACGATCAATTGTTGCTGAAGTCCTTGGCTACTCAAAGAGTAACGGAGCGTCACTGTGAACGTAAACGGCAGGTACTGATGGAATGTATGCCCTTCTTTCACGTCCTGGCTAAGCAACACATAACTCTCCAGCTGATCCGAACCGTATCCCTCAACCTTCCACTCGGCATCATGCAAAAATCCATGCAAATGGTTACCTGTAGCCGGTTCGTTCACAGGCAACTGATAAACTTTACCATTCCAGGGGAAACGTCCATCCTCATAACGGTT
Coding sequences:
- a CDS encoding PucR family transcriptional regulator codes for the protein MQLTVKEALQVYPLSEAKLVAGGEGTSRMMKSVNVMDAPDIADWIKSGEMLFTTAFIMKDSETDALRLMRRLNERGCAGLGIKLGRFWQSIPQGIVEEADRLRLPLLELPFQFTFSDQMNALFKAEHERSNRLLHEVVQKQKKLMQFALQQQPHRNVFAELATVLNYPLAVIGSRGHVLYGSEGIAGDAVTQGWPWKSVMHRVKWNQGSCHRVPIKQNDEEYGSLLVFTDSALSLRAEEELFQQAADVLAFYMDMTYREHINPTVQDEMRTLLSQYLDNKMTIQELTTLSENKGVHLFQGTYQCVLITLEPTLFAEGKLLKQIHRELQYNPLMQFTASQHFQIEDGILSIYTCPTGRDYGEELSGFLLNRFGDVLAAQEAKGAPAPRFWISKMKHEPKSLREAYQECLDTRQLARRFGMKDRALQFEMLEFAYVFQHVPDNIMENYCNKVLEPLLARDGDPNQVLMNTLESFIENDGLINEAAKQLFVHRNTVTYRMEKVGSLLQMDFKKTNDLLKLKLVFTFRKFVRDKAAARPHNVQL
- a CDS encoding aldose 1-epimerase, whose amino-acid sequence is MTQQNAAFEEQFGGIPAVWLRFNQFEAAVIPSVGANLVAFRDTEKGFRYLREPNQDQMDEFMAAPAVYGIPILSPPNRYEDGRFPWNGKVYQLPVNEPATGNHLHGFLHDAEWKVEGYGSDQLESYVLLSQDVKEGHTFHQYLPFTFTVTLRYSLSSQGLQQQLIVRNNGTEYMPNLFAFHTAIAVPFAPDSQASDYTAKVTIGQRRELNERSLPTGQFQPLTPEEEQLKKDGVSPFFAAMDNHYTAEPQNGRNYMELTDHRTGDKLVYDVGTSYKHWMIWNNNMGGEFFCPEPQMNLVNAPNVEGIPAEEIGLIGLEPGELFEQSSRLYPIASQK
- a CDS encoding CHASE3 domain-containing protein; this encodes MSKTRRFTIRSKILLGYLVVVLLFGVVLLVLTAQINVLQKENDFISHHDLEVHNLTNAIEKNVLNMETGQRGFMITGNESYLEPYSQGLSQWSSNYDQLNALISDNPSQQQSLQSIKAHITRWIEIAGEPLVELKKQGDQAKVVAFFQSDPGKTEIDLLRSQLTTFRNTEIALTEARVSELARRSSTLLTIMYTLWGIIAALSIAAAIVISGNIVKTLRDVMQTISDISKGGNLKQRIQVRTHDEVGDLGHETNKLLDEVQEQNRVKDQITGIATLLQNPTNLEGLSRLFLSELAMLFEVPYSVLYYWKDNRLLRVAAYAADGEKERSLGKVSLAPGEGLVGQSAVEKRVLRMNDLPQNYIRISSGLGYTSATSLTVVPVLFEGRTIAVIELASMKPLQENDMRLMQELTDIFGVSLHSTVTRMKLQQLYDESQVLNEELQAQSEKLQSQTEEMLSQTEELQMQTEELHMLNERLEIQKSAAETSADELAVVADQLRTSSGYKSEFLANMSHELRTPLNSMLILSEILSENKNQHLNSEEQNYASVIHKSGKDLLNLINDILDLSKVEAGQMEVDFDDVYLGSLPEVMNQYFLKTAEQKKIDFRIQLQSPLPETIVTDEMRLHQILRNLLSNAFKFTSEGEVALTISKMSLAHPELKDQETDVIAFSVSDTGIGIAENKLLQIFDAFKQADGATARKYGGTGLGLSISQSLATLLGGSISATSREGHGSVFTLFLPLRRDEPETMNASRLFLNEVATTTPQVNKLPSITSEQSDVLLTPLEEALLSGRQVLVVDDDIRNVYALANALEQYGMNVISAQNGYECLELLERGGVKPDIIMMDIMMPELDGYETTRQIRERLGLTQLPIIALTAKAMKEDREKCIAAGASDYLSKPLNIKDVLSRMKLWMNHETMEI
- the fumC gene encoding class II fumarate hydratase → MEYRIERDTLGEMKVPADRLWGAQTQRSKENFPIGSEHMPMEVIRALAILKKSAAASNHKLGKLSAAKSDAIAYAADEIIAGRIDDHFPLVVWQTGSGTQSNMNVNEVIANLGNQLLEQKGKEERLHPNDDVNMSQSSNDTFPTALHVAGVLAVEDQLLPAIAVLKATFADKSEAFKDIIKIGRTHLQDATPITLGQEISGWEAMLGKSERMIRESVQYLKELAIGGTAVGTGINAHPDFGDFTAKEIGKHTGKDFVSAPNKFHALTSHDEVVYAHGAVKALAADLMKIANDVRWLASGPRSGLGEIRIPENEPGSSIMPGKVNPTQSEAITMVVTQVMGNDAAIGFAASQGNFELNVFKPVIIYNFLQSVQLLADSIIAFNDKCAVGIEPNLDQIKHNLNNSLMLVTALNPHIGYENAAKIAKLAHKEGLSLKQATLQTGLLTEEQFDQYVDPAKMIAPKA